One genomic segment of Arcobacter lacus includes these proteins:
- a CDS encoding response regulator transcription factor, producing the protein MIKILLLEDDYLYKVSIKEFLEELDFYVDDFENGDDALNAIFENYYDLLLLDIRVPGMDGFSLVEYVRKEKIDVPIIILTSLTDIKDLSHGYELGCNDYIRKPFDMIELKFRIEQLIKNCFKTNDDLIILPFDFKFDMKKFILYSNDQIVDLTLKESQLVSLLIQNRGFFVSIETLHEVVWESKDISYSDIRMCIKRVREKTHKDFIKTKRFVGYKIDK; encoded by the coding sequence ATGATAAAAATTTTGTTATTAGAAGATGATTATTTATATAAAGTATCAATAAAAGAGTTTTTAGAAGAGTTAGACTTTTATGTTGATGATTTTGAAAATGGTGATGATGCTTTAAATGCTATTTTTGAAAACTATTATGATTTACTTCTTTTAGATATTAGAGTTCCTGGAATGGATGGTTTTTCTTTGGTTGAATATGTAAGAAAAGAGAAAATCGATGTTCCTATTATTATTTTGACTTCTTTAACAGATATTAAAGATTTAAGTCATGGTTATGAACTTGGATGTAATGACTATATTAGAAAACCTTTTGATATGATAGAGTTAAAATTTAGAATAGAACAGTTGATAAAAAACTGTTTCAAAACAAATGATGATTTGATAATTTTGCCATTTGATTTTAAATTTGATATGAAAAAATTTATTTTATATTCAAATGATCAAATAGTTGATTTAACTTTAAAAGAGAGCCAGCTTGTGAGTTTACTTATTCAAAATAGAGGTTTTTTTGTATCAATTGAAACTTTGCATGAAGTAGTTTGGGAAAGTAAAGATATCTCATATTCTGATATTAGAATGTGTATAAAAAGAGTTAGAGAAAAAACTCATAAAGATTTTATAAAAACAAAAAGATTTGTAGGATATAAGATTGATAAATAA